Proteins encoded in a region of the Planococcus citri chromosome 1, ihPlaCitr1.1, whole genome shotgun sequence genome:
- the LOC135850043 gene encoding cytadherence high molecular weight protein 2-like isoform X2, with amino-acid sequence MICPCVFQQSATTSRKCYCYSCTIFRMSKGDTTESVRRRLLFRERMNETTKMSNTPSVTVESSGVTDMDRLMKEMQSLHERRESEMSNLKSKCTEMEATKTEMETMKTSLKKMVQMDKLESKFDAYKLETKKQLETLENDKKTLQTSINALTRELDCERARNKDLALEITRRKTTEANLKKKVTNLNQSLAAEKSTSKTKIDKLTHELNNALLKSTEPKLQPQVEVPKVDDKLLTKELNSSDAKLDAKKTFLATLKAYATQTDGPVLPKNENYQMISSSQNASVVISTASIISTKVIEKEEILSTSLNSPPKNNSRGRKRKSIYSL; translated from the exons ATGATTTGTCCTTGTGTGTTTCAACAGTCTGCGACTACAAGTAGGAAGTGTTATTGCTATTCTTGCACAATTTTTCGTATGAGTAAAGGCGATACTACAGAAAGTGTTAGAAGAAGATTATTGTTCCGAGAACGTATGAACGAGACAACAAAAATGTCAAACACTCCGAGCGTTACCGTCGAAAGCAGTGGAGTCACCGATATGGACCGATTAATGAAAGAAATGCAATCTTTACACGAACGAAGAGAATCGGAG ATGAGCAATTTAAAGTCGAAATGTACAGAAATGGAAGCTACGAAGACAGAAATGGAAACTATGAAGACATCGCTTAAGAAAATGGTACAAATGGATAAACTCGAATCGAAGTTCGACGCGTACAAGCTTGAAACGAAGAAACAACTTGAAACTTTAGAGAATGATAAAAAAACGCTACAG ACCTCAATCAATGCCTTGACCAGAGAGTTAGATTGCGAACGAGCTCGAAACAAAGATTTGGCTCTCGAGATAACTCGTCGGAAAACAACCGAAgctaatttgaaaaagaaagttaCTAATCTCAATCAGTCGTTAGCCGCAGAGAAATCTACTTCCAAGACAAAGATCGATAAACTAACACACGAATTGAACAACGCGCTTCTCAAATCGACCGAGCCAAAA TTACAGCCACAGGTGGAAGTTCCAAAAGTTGATGACAAGCTTTTGACGAAAGAATTGAACTCATCGGACGCCAAATTGGACGCTAAGAAAACGTTTTTAGCAACGTTGAAGGCGTATGCAACTCAGACCGACGGTCCAGtcctaccaaaaaatgaaaactatcaAATGATTTCTTCGTCGCAGAATGCGTCTGTG GTTATAAGCACTGCTTCCATCATTTCCACTAAAGTTATCGAGaaagaagaaattttgtcgaCGTCTCTCAACTCTCCTCCAAAGAACAACAGCCGCGGTCGAAAAAGAAAATCTATCTATTCGTTGTGA
- the LOC135850043 gene encoding cytadherence high molecular weight protein 2-like isoform X1, whose protein sequence is MICPCVFQQSATTSRKCYCYSCTIFRMSKGDTTESVRRRLLFRERMNETTKMSNTPSVTVESSGVTDMDRLMKEMQSLHERRESEMSNLKSKCTEMEATKTEMETMKTSLKKMVQMDKLESKFDAYKLETKKQLETLENDKKTLQTSINALTRELDCERARNKDLALEITRRKTTEANLKKKVTNLNQSLAAEKSTSKTKIDKLTHELNNALLKSTEPKLQPQVEVPKVDDKLLTKELNSSDAKLDAKKTFLATLKAYATQTDGPVLPKNENYQMISSSQNASVVRDSSSSCRQNFNVISTASIISTKVIEKEEILSTSLNSPPKNNSRGRKRKSIYSL, encoded by the exons ATGATTTGTCCTTGTGTGTTTCAACAGTCTGCGACTACAAGTAGGAAGTGTTATTGCTATTCTTGCACAATTTTTCGTATGAGTAAAGGCGATACTACAGAAAGTGTTAGAAGAAGATTATTGTTCCGAGAACGTATGAACGAGACAACAAAAATGTCAAACACTCCGAGCGTTACCGTCGAAAGCAGTGGAGTCACCGATATGGACCGATTAATGAAAGAAATGCAATCTTTACACGAACGAAGAGAATCGGAG ATGAGCAATTTAAAGTCGAAATGTACAGAAATGGAAGCTACGAAGACAGAAATGGAAACTATGAAGACATCGCTTAAGAAAATGGTACAAATGGATAAACTCGAATCGAAGTTCGACGCGTACAAGCTTGAAACGAAGAAACAACTTGAAACTTTAGAGAATGATAAAAAAACGCTACAG ACCTCAATCAATGCCTTGACCAGAGAGTTAGATTGCGAACGAGCTCGAAACAAAGATTTGGCTCTCGAGATAACTCGTCGGAAAACAACCGAAgctaatttgaaaaagaaagttaCTAATCTCAATCAGTCGTTAGCCGCAGAGAAATCTACTTCCAAGACAAAGATCGATAAACTAACACACGAATTGAACAACGCGCTTCTCAAATCGACCGAGCCAAAA TTACAGCCACAGGTGGAAGTTCCAAAAGTTGATGACAAGCTTTTGACGAAAGAATTGAACTCATCGGACGCCAAATTGGACGCTAAGAAAACGTTTTTAGCAACGTTGAAGGCGTATGCAACTCAGACCGACGGTCCAGtcctaccaaaaaatgaaaactatcaAATGATTTCTTCGTCGCAGAATGCGTCTGTGGTACGTGATAGTTCGAGTTcttgcagacaaaattttaac GTTATAAGCACTGCTTCCATCATTTCCACTAAAGTTATCGAGaaagaagaaattttgtcgaCGTCTCTCAACTCTCCTCCAAAGAACAACAGCCGCGGTCGAAAAAGAAAATCTATCTATTCGTTGTGA
- the LOC135850043 gene encoding cytadherence high molecular weight protein 2-like isoform X3, protein MSKGDTTESVRRRLLFRERMNETTKMSNTPSVTVESSGVTDMDRLMKEMQSLHERRESEMSNLKSKCTEMEATKTEMETMKTSLKKMVQMDKLESKFDAYKLETKKQLETLENDKKTLQTSINALTRELDCERARNKDLALEITRRKTTEANLKKKVTNLNQSLAAEKSTSKTKIDKLTHELNNALLKSTEPKLQPQVEVPKVDDKLLTKELNSSDAKLDAKKTFLATLKAYATQTDGPVLPKNENYQMISSSQNASVVRDSSSSCRQNFNVISTASIISTKVIEKEEILSTSLNSPPKNNSRGRKRKSIYSL, encoded by the exons ATGAGTAAAGGCGATACTACAGAAAGTGTTAGAAGAAGATTATTGTTCCGAGAACGTATGAACGAGACAACAAAAATGTCAAACACTCCGAGCGTTACCGTCGAAAGCAGTGGAGTCACCGATATGGACCGATTAATGAAAGAAATGCAATCTTTACACGAACGAAGAGAATCGGAG ATGAGCAATTTAAAGTCGAAATGTACAGAAATGGAAGCTACGAAGACAGAAATGGAAACTATGAAGACATCGCTTAAGAAAATGGTACAAATGGATAAACTCGAATCGAAGTTCGACGCGTACAAGCTTGAAACGAAGAAACAACTTGAAACTTTAGAGAATGATAAAAAAACGCTACAG ACCTCAATCAATGCCTTGACCAGAGAGTTAGATTGCGAACGAGCTCGAAACAAAGATTTGGCTCTCGAGATAACTCGTCGGAAAACAACCGAAgctaatttgaaaaagaaagttaCTAATCTCAATCAGTCGTTAGCCGCAGAGAAATCTACTTCCAAGACAAAGATCGATAAACTAACACACGAATTGAACAACGCGCTTCTCAAATCGACCGAGCCAAAA TTACAGCCACAGGTGGAAGTTCCAAAAGTTGATGACAAGCTTTTGACGAAAGAATTGAACTCATCGGACGCCAAATTGGACGCTAAGAAAACGTTTTTAGCAACGTTGAAGGCGTATGCAACTCAGACCGACGGTCCAGtcctaccaaaaaatgaaaactatcaAATGATTTCTTCGTCGCAGAATGCGTCTGTGGTACGTGATAGTTCGAGTTcttgcagacaaaattttaac GTTATAAGCACTGCTTCCATCATTTCCACTAAAGTTATCGAGaaagaagaaattttgtcgaCGTCTCTCAACTCTCCTCCAAAGAACAACAGCCGCGGTCGAAAAAGAAAATCTATCTATTCGTTGTGA